One part of the Lotus japonicus ecotype B-129 chromosome 2, LjGifu_v1.2 genome encodes these proteins:
- the LOC130738436 gene encoding 60S ribosomal protein L10a, whose product MSKLQNDAVREAISGIMTDSKEKNRKFVETIELQIGLKNYDPQKDKRFSGSVKLPHIPRPKMKICMLGDAQHVEEAEKIGLDWMDVEALKKLNKNKKLVKKLAKKYHAFLASEAVIKQIPRLLGPGLNKAGKFPTLVTHQESLEAKVNETKAMVKFQLKKVLCMGVAVGNVSMEEKQIFQNVQLSVNFLVSLLKKNWQNVRCLYLKSTMGKSYRVF is encoded by the exons ATGAG TAAGCTTCAGAATGATGCTGTCAGAGAAGCTATCTCTGGAATCATGACTGATTCCAAGGAGAAGAATCGCAAATTTGTGGAGACCATTGAACTCCAGATTGGTCTCAAGAACTATGATCCCCAGAAAGACAAGCGTTTCAGTGGCTCTGTCAAGTTGCCTCATATCCCTCGACCCAAGATGAAGATTTGCATGCTTGGTGATGCTCAACACGTCGAAGAG GCGGAGAAGATTGGATTGGACTGGATGGATGTCGAAGCATTGAAGAAGCTGAACAAAAATAAGAAGTTGGTGAAGAAGCTAGCTAAGAAATACCATGCATTTTTAGCTTCTGAGGCTGTCATTAAGCAGATTCCTCGTCTTTTGGGTCCTGGTCTCAACAAGGCAG GCAAGTTCCCTACACTTGTCACTCACCAAGAATCCCTTGAAGCAAAGGTTAACGAGACCAAGGCTATGGTCAAATTTCAGCTAAAAAAGGTGCTCTGCATGGGAGTCGCCGTGGGTAATGTTAGCATGGAGGAAAAACAGATCTTTCAAAACGTGCAACTGAGTGTTAACTTCCTTGTCTCTTTGTTGAAAAAGAACTGGCAAAAT GTTAGGTGCTTGTATCTGAAGAGTACCATGGGGAAATCGTACCGCGTCTTTTAA